DNA sequence from the Sceloporus undulatus isolate JIND9_A2432 ecotype Alabama chromosome 4, SceUnd_v1.1, whole genome shotgun sequence genome:
ttaggagccaagcaggaagggaggaggagctgagccttctcctacccacccaccgcttgggtttgggttttttgtcacaactttggggcggcagcataggccaggatctgcacggtgtggtaccagggctacggagctctggtttgggagtcactcgggacccgggggcgaatagggcaggcgtatggccattgcgggggccataacgcgagagcgcctcccggtgactaggggcttagcgaatatgtgaacgcatggcagagatgcggtcatacggtgtgccttagcccctaggtcatcccaatacctggtgggtgccaggttgtggttaatcagacaaacgtggggttgtttgatttcgcagatcctgacctcatgctttgtgccaaccctaccaatggtttgcttaataaagttgtggcctttcctccagcacggtctcctgtggttattcggcagcagcatctgaggcaagaTGCTTTAatagtgtgttcctgcatggcagggggttggactggatggcccttgtgtctcttccaactctataattctatgattctataattctatgatgtaTATCCCTCCAGATAGACATATATCCCTCTATACATCAGTTTCTGGTTATATGAAATGGTGGATGTAGTTGCACTCCTATCTTGATGGTAGACTTCTCATGCACATCCAGCTAACTTTTCTGTGAAAGAATGTTGGACTTGATGAGGGATTACCCACCCCAAGTGGGCAGtaccacccaccacccaccccccgGGGACAGTGGAAAGAAATTTCCAGGGGTGGCacacaagaaagacaagaagaaccagcagcctttaggaccatagtGAGGATGAGGGTTGCTTGCTGGTCAAGCAGTATCCGAGAAGCTTCTCACCCACACTGGCTTTTGCCACAAGGCTATCCTGTTTACCTTGTCCCAGGACTGAACAGAACAGTGCAGGATACAAGTCCTGACTTCACAACAAAGGAGTAGGCATAGGTGTAGCCAAAAATCCATTCCAAAGGTCTGGCAACAAGAGTCCAGTATCAGGTATGAGTTCTCAGCAACAGCGAAGCCTCGAAGACAGGCTGTCAGCCACAAGGGAGTAAAGCAGCTGGCTACTTTTAAAGAGCCTCAGTGTGCCTCAGCTGTTCTCGATTAACTCTCCGCTTGGCCTCCATCTGGGACGAGTGCCTCAATGATTCCTTGGTATGTCTTCGCTCCGCTGGTCCTGGTGCCAGCAGGATAGGGTCTGTATCTTCCTCCCTGCATCCTGCTTACTCTTGAAGACTACGAAGGGCTCCCCCAGCCCAAGGCCCCCTCTGAAACCTCCAAGAATCCCCAGATCAGTCTCTACCTCAGGCTCTGAATCAGACTTCATGTCAGACCCAGGACAGTCCATGACAAAGGCCAGCACAGCTGACAGACTTCTTGGTAGCTGATCCCAAGGTTATGAGGTGCAAAGGGAGCACTGAGCATGACTAATTGTTTAGAATTTGCAGCAGGGTGTTGCGGTTGTCaagcaagaggaaaggggaggataacctaggcccggtacagaccgcccaaaaagggcagtctggcggcaccttgttttgctatgcgaggaagctgcagcggacaaaccgcgctgCTTTctcgcactgcaaaaagaacccacaaaaagcgggttctttttgcggtgccataatgttgctgcagtgtgccaagggcgcactcgcgacatcattatgGTGCCATTGTGTGCAGACACTAAGCATCTGTCGTGTCAAAAtagcggcacccatctgtacagggctcCGCCCTTTTGACcccctcatcatgtgcaaggtccgaggggcatctggaagcgtcgcccctcacacgtgatgaagGCGCCCTATCATGCCTGTCTGTCCCATGCCCTAAAAAGCTTTGAGGACCATTGGACTAGTTAGACCTTTAGTCTGATCCTTTATGATTCTTCCCATAATTTGAGAGTCACCTACATAATTCTCACTCCTTTCTCTGACTCTGATCTCtctgaaaggaagaagaaagtaaCAAGTTAGCCCCCCCACACCCTGCCCCCACAACATTAACTTCTCTTTTCCAATTAACATTGGCTGAAATTCTGAATTGCTTGGCATAATATAAGAGATCTGCAGACAGAATTCCGCTTCAACTATCTGGTCACCAGGTCTCATGGTTTTATTTCTGTCACCCCTCCCCATGGATTGCCATTCTCAGGCTGGTAACGACCTCTTTGATCAAGATCTGCCATATTCTCCAACAGCCACAGTGAAGGCATTCAGGGGGCTATTGCAGAAAAACTGTGAGTGCTGGGAGTGGGACTGCTATGGAAGAgaatacccccccaaaaaaaaaggatatATGGAGATGTAAGATGAACTTACTCTAGAATATTTCACTAGGGCATATTGCATAAAGATGACCTTGGTTGGTTAATATTCACTGTAGAAAAAAGCACTGCATAAAAAAACTGTGGACTGAGGCACAGTTTGTACAGTATTCTTAAGCCTTCCTATATTATCCATGTAATTTGAAGGTATTTACACATAATGCCATTTTCCAACTAGTTCTTAACTAATGCCTCATTTTAGAGAATTTTTCAAATTGTTAGCTTAAGAATCTAAAATATTGCCTATTCAGTAGGTCTCCACAAGGTTCTATGATAATCActaaaagaaaagaatcaaaggATGAAAACAATAAGGTGTAGGGAAGTGAGGACTGAGGAAGAGggagttggagagggagggagcgatcaggtggaGGGAAGCCAGGAAGGGACTACTcgagaggagggaagaaaagaggcggagccagagagagagataaaaggaGAGGGGCAGCTGTGCGCGGGAGGAAGgagacgcggaagagggggacgcggtGAGGCGGTCGGGCGAGGGAAAGAGAGCGTGGTCCATAGTCCCCGGAGAGTGGGGANNNNNNNNNNNNNNNNNNNNNNNNNNNNNNNNNNNNNNNNNNNNNNNNNNNNNNNNNNNNNNNNNNNNNNNNNNNNNNNNNNNNNNNNNNNNNNNNNNNNNNNNNNNNNNNNNNNNNNNNNNNNNNNNNNNNNNNNNNNNNNNNNNNNNNNNNNNNNNNNNNNNNNNNNNNNNNNNNNNNNNNNNNNNNNNNNNNNNNNNNNNNNNNNNNNNNNNNNNNNNNNNNNNNNNNNNNNNNNNNNNNNNNNNNNNNNNNNNNNNNNNNNNNNNNNNNNNNNNNNNNNNNNNNNNNNNNNNNNNNNNNNNNNNNNNNNNNNNNNNNNNNNNNNNNNNNNNNNNNNNNNNNNNNNNNNNNNNNNNNNNNNNNNNNNNNNNNNNNNNNNNNNNNNNNNNNNNNNNNNNNNNNNNNNNNNNNNNNNNNNNNNNNNNNNNNNNNNNNNNNNNNNNNNNNNNNNNNNNNNNNNNNNNNNNNNNNNNNNNNNNNNNNNNNNNNNNNNNNNNNNNNNNNNNNNNNNNNNNNNNNNNNNNNNNNNNNNNNNNNNNNNNNNNNNNNNNNNNNNNNNNNNNNNNNNNNNNNNNNNNNNNNNNNNNNNNNNNNNNNNNNNNNNNNNNNNNNNNNNNNNNNNNNNNNNNNNNNNNNNNNNNNNNNNNNNNNNNNNNNNNNNNNNNNNNNNNNNNNNNNNNNNNNNNNNNNNNNNNNNNNNNNNNNNNNNNNNNNNNNNNNNNNNNNNNNNNNNNNNNNNNNNNNNNNNNNNNNNNNNNNNNNNNNNNNNNNNNNNNNNNNNNNNNNNNNNNNNNNNNNNNNNNNNNNNNNNNNNNNNNNNNNNNNNNNNNNNNNNNNNNNNNNNNNNNNNNNNNNNNNNNNNNNNNNNNNNNNNNNNNNNNNNNNNNNNNNNNNNNNNNNNNNNNNNNNNNNNNNNNNNNNNNNNNNNNNNNNNNNNNNNNNNNNNNNNNNNNNNNNNNNNNNNNNNNNNNNNNNNNNNNNNNNNNNNNNNNNNNNNNNNNNNNNNNNNNNNNNNNNNNNNNNNNNNNNNNNNNNNNNNNNNNNNNNNNNNNNNNNNNNNNNNNNNNNNNNNNNNNNNNNNNNNNNNNNNNNNNNNNNNNNNNNNNNNNNNNNNNNNNNNNNNNNNNNNNNNNNNNNNNNNNNNNNNNNNNNNNNNNNNNNNNNNNNNNNNNNNNNNNNNNNNNNNNNNNNNNNNNNNNNNNNNNNNNNNNNNNNNNNNNNNNNNNNNNNNNNNNNNNNNNNNNNNNNNNNNNNNNNNNNNNNNNNNNNNNNNNNNNNNNNNNNNNNNNNNNNNNNNNNNNNNNNNNNNNNNNNNNNNNNNNNNNNNNNNNNNNNNNNNNNNNNNNNNNNNNNNNNNNNNNNNNNNNNNNNNNNNNNNNNNNNNNNNNNNNNNNNNNNNNNNNNNNNNNNNNNNNNNNNNNNNNNNNNNNNNNNNNNNNNNNNNNNNNNNNNNNNNNNNNNNNNNNNNNNNNNNNNNNNNNNNNNNNNNNNNNNNNNNNNNNNNNNNNNNNNNNNNNNNNNNNNNNNNNNNNNNNNNNNNNNNNNNNNNNNNNNNNNNNNNNNNNNNNNNNNNNNNNNNNNNNNNNNNNNNNNNNNNNNNNNNNNNNNNNNNNNNNNNNNNNNNNNNNNNNNNNNNNNNNNNNNNNNNNNNNNNNNNNNNNNNNNNNNNNNNNNNNNNNNNNNNNNNNNNNNNNNNNNNNNNNNNNNNNNNNNNNNNNNNNNNNNNNNNNNNNNNNNNNNNNNNNNNNNNNNNNNNNNNNNNNNNNNNNNNNNNNNNNNNNNNNNNNNNNNNNNNNNNNNNNNNNNNNNNNNNNNNNNNNNNNNNNNNNNNNNNNNNNNNNNNNNNNNNNNNNNNNNNNNNNNNNNNNNNNNNNNNNNNNNNNNNNNNNNNNNNNNNNNNNNNNNNNNNNNNNNNNNNNNNNNNNNNNNNNNNNNNNNNNNNNNNNNNNNNNNNNNNNNNNNNNNNNNNNNNNNNNNNNNNNNNNNNNNNNNNNNNNNNNNNNNNNNNNNNNNNNNNNNNNNNNNNNNNNNNNNNNNNNNNNNNNNNNNNNNNNNNNNNNNNNNNNNNNNNNNNNNNNNNNNNNNNNNNNNNNNNNNNNNNNNNNNNNNNNNNNNNNNNNNNNNNNNNNNNNNNNNNNNNNNNNNNNNNNNNNNNNNNNNNNNNNNNNNNNNNNNNNNNNNNNNNNNNNNNNNNNNNNNNNNNNNNNNNNNNNNNNNNNNNNNNNNNNNNNNNNNNNNNNNNNNNNNNNNNNNNNNNNNNNNNNNNNNNNNNNNNNNNNNNNNNNNNNNNNNNNNNNNNNNNNNNNNNNNNNNNNNNNNNNNNNNNNNNNNNNNNNNNNNNNNNNNNNNNNNNNNNNNNNNNNNNNNNNNNNNNNNNNNNNNNNNNNNNNNNNNNNNNNNNNNNNNNNNNNNNNNNNNNNNNNNNNNNNNNNNNNNNNNNNNNNNNNNNNNNNNNNNNNNNNNNNNNNNNNNNNNNNNNNNNNNNNNNNNNNNNNNNNNNNNNNNNNNNNNNNNNNNNNNNNNNNNNNNNNNNNNNNNNNNNNNNNNNNNNNNNNNNNNNNNNNNNNNNNNNNNNNNNNNNNNNNNNNNNNNNNNNNNNNNNNNNNNNNNNNNNNNNNNNNNNNNNNNNNNNNNNNNNNNNNNNNNNNNNNNNNNNNNNNNNNNNNNNNNNNNNNNNNNNNNNNNNNNNNNNNNNNNNNNNNNNNNNNNNNNNNNNNNNNNNNNNNNNNNNNNNNNNNNNNNNNNNNNNNNNNNNNNNNNNNNNNNNNNNNNNNNNNNNNNNNNNNNNNNNNNNNNNNNNNNNNNNNNNNNNNNNNNNNNNNNNNNNNNNNNNNNNNNNNNNNNNNNNNNNNNNNNNNNNNNNNNNNNNNNNNNNNNNNNNNNNNNNNNNNNNNNNNNNNNNNNNNNNNNNNNNNNNNNNNNNNNNNNNNNNNNNNNNNNNNNNNNNNNNNNNNNNNNNNNNNNNNNNNNNNNNNNNNNNNNNNNNNNNNNNNNNNNagagagagagagagagagagaatcctttGAATGACACAAACTGAAGTTAGGGAATGCTTCCCAGCTAATTCCAACCTCTTAAATTCCAGTCCATTATCCTCAGTACATTCCACAGTTTGTTAAACATATTATATCAAGTCTGATTTTACTGCTGATTTTAGTGGGTGAACCTTTGCATGACCTTACAAATTTTATTGCAAATAGAGAGTTTATTGTCTCTACCTACAGGCAATTCTGTAACTCTCTAATGAACTAGCACTCTTTTCAATTACAGTTGTTACTTAGAGAGACAGTCATTTTTAGAAGGGTGGTTCTGTAAGTAATGAGGAAACACAGCTGAGAGGAGATGCATGACTTGAGAAGAGAAATTTACAGtgcaggaaggaagaaaatctATATAGTGCTATAGTACTCCAGCCTTCTTGACTGAATAAATTGCCTAATAGTTTTGCTCCTTTCAGACATACTGTTCCAGCTGCccccatacacacagagacatacacaccCTATTTTGTTATTAAAATGGATAAGCACATCACAGAAAACGTAAAGTTGCTGCTTAGAAATTGCCAGCAAAAGGATCCACTTAGTAGCTTGTCTGGTGAATGTAACCCATAGGACAAATCGCAAGGATTGGCCGCCCGCCTCCctgggcaggccgctttgccgaTGAGAGCCGGCAGGAAGTCGTtgcgccccagcatgccttgctggggcgaGCCCTGGGCGCCTATTGGTGGCGCGGAGTGAAAGGGGCGGTACTTCCGCTCCGCGCCACTCTAAGGCACCAGGATCGCTCTATGGCAGTTGGTTCCCGTCCTCCAGGGCAGTCCATTggctgggctgccctggaggaggggCCGACGCCATTTTGGTTTGGCCGGGGCCAGGCCTATATATAGGTCACACTGGAAGGCCCCGGCACCTTTTGCCttttggctctcccaccctccctcctctTGGGTTGATGGTTTTTTGTCACAGCTTAGGGCGGCaacataggccatggatctgattggtgtggtaccagggctatggagcactggtttgggagtcattcgggaccCAGGGGCAAacagggcatgtgttgtggccattgtgggggccacaacaAGGGTgagcctcccggtgactaggggcttagagaataaGCGAGCGGCTGGTGGTGGATGCCAGTCGGCGTTCCTTAGTCCCTAGGTCATCCTAATGCCTGGCGGTTAGCAGGCAAGCGGTTTATCGATCAACCATGGGGTTGTTCAATTTtctcagatcctgaccttatgctttgtgtcAACCCTACCATTTGTTtgctgtttaataaagttgtggcctttcttacagctttggctcatgtgtttcTTCAtgccggcctcccaggcaattGGAATACCTCACTGGACAGCATAGTTCCACACCATTATCAGAGGTTATATGATGGCCTGGGAACTCTTTAGCCAACACATCACCTTGGGTCtcatgccaggagaaaggcaggataaaatttgaataaataaataaaataagaatgcaTATTTCTGACTGTGACATGAAGCACAATTCACACTAAGGCATTTTCCAACCTCCTCTCAAAATTAACTGATTCAATGGATTCGATTTATATCCTGTGTTTCCCGCAAAGGGGAGATTTAAGATTGTTCTAAATAATattaaattgaaaagaaaaaagaattcaaTTAAGACACAGAAGATCAATAAagcagaattaaattaaaaaccaaaagaaagcaattaaaactcattttaaaaaaaaagcatctctAAGGAAAGCTGAGTGTCATTCCACTGGTAACAACACTTGTCCTCAGTAGCTGAAAATCTGAAGGAATAGAGAAGTCCTTACCAGTCTACAGAAGAAAATCTGAGAGGGAGACAGTTTAGTAGGGAGTTACAGAGCCTGGGACCACTAAAAAAGTCCACCCTAACATCAACAACGAATATAACTCCAAATCTGGTTGGACTGTAAGGAAGGCCTCTCCTCTCTAAGTATCAAAAATAATAAGATCTGGAATCACATCCATAAGACTAGAATAAAACATGCTAATATAGTGGCCTAATAGATAGAAGCTGACATATCTAAGAAGCAGTGGAATGTGGTCTAGGTTAGGGATAGCCAACACGTGTATCATAGCATAAATCTCATCTCAAAAGCAACTCAATATGGCTtgatatttacttttttaaaaatatggacaCACCTCAAAAATAAATTGTGCATCATTGTTTCAgactaaattttaaaatgtttattaataaACAGTGATTATTACACAAAGggctagcccaagacattttgttgcctgggATGAAATAGAAACCCACCCGAGTAATGATTCAGACAGGACCTAAAACTGTCAGAATATTTCTGGCACATGAGATAGAAAAAACAATCCCCTctcttacaataaaataaataataataaattaaataactgatTACTTGCTGCTATTCTGCTACCTAAAGTAGCTGCTTCATTCTCTTTAAGGGGAGGGCCAGCCTTTATCACAATCCCCCCACCAAAACAGTCTGTACTCACCATCTCTGACCTTGGTGCCTCCAAGGACTATGGCTGATATGCCAACAGATGATGATAAGAGCCAGATACATATATTGATTATCTTTGCCTTCAGAGGAGTACGGAAGTCTAGTGCCTTCACGGGGTGACAGACAGCAATGTATCGATCAACACTCATCATGGTCAGGGTGAATATGCTGGTAAACATGTTATAGTAGTCAATTGAAATGACAATTTTACAGAGCACATCCCCAAATGGCCAAGAGTTCATTAAATACTCAGTACTTTGGAAAGGCATTGTTGTGGTAACGAGAGCATCTGCCAGAGccaaattaaaaatatagatGTTGGTTGCTGTCTTCATCTTTGTGTACCTAGAACACAAGAAGaatgtttatatgtatatatccCCATAAGTCAGCTTGGTAAAGAGTACATTCTGGGCGTGGAAGGCCATTTAATATATAAATGAATTGAATGGGGGAAGAGGAAGTTGCTTTCTGTGAAAGCTTttagacacacaacacacacacacaccagtactAATCTTATCAGTGATTTGTGGTGTTCACTGGTAGGGGTAGAAATGTTTTTCTGTTGTGTAGATAACATACACCCCTGCATTTCTAAAGCAACTGGCAAATAGATCCTGCCTCTCCATGCTGCACTGCAGCTGTTTCATTGCCTGCTTCAGCAATGCAGAAGAGATACATGACTGCCTCCCTTGGCCATCTGCACTTTCATAAGTAATGACgaaattcttttttattttcctcagTGATGATTCCACACATCTCAGAGATTATACTGTAAGAGTTGAGATTTAATAAGAGGAAAAGACAATAAGATGTATCAAGCCTGTGTCATACTTAGACCAGAATTCTTTGAAGGGTCATGACTAATGGAAAGCCCATTGATTACAACTGGTATCACtcaatctggatccaacccagtaTGTCAATTATTTACAACTGTTGACTGTTATGAAAGCTAGCATGTTTATCTTTATAAGACAAACAAAGATCTGCAACTctattttctttacaaaaaaaaaaatcctgatataTTAACTGGTACCAAATGTTTATTTTATGGTGCTAATGCCATTGGATATGATTCCTTTCAGAAAAGCAGGACAGAATAGAAATGGaggaacaaataaataatattcttacCTAATTCactacttaggagtttatcaaatgagAAATTTCTCTtgaattcgaatgaaaagaaagtggggccagaacgtattCACTTATGTTAATGtacattgcattcgaactggctttccattgcctgaaaatagcatgccattgcccgaatttgcgtgtatcacacaataacgtgaaaccacatgattgcgttcggactgacttcccattgcctgaatttgcgtgtagtgggttatcatgcaataacgttaaactccaCGATTGCGTTcaggattatacttccaatttcccttgtctgataaactccttaaactGTGATTGGCTAAGATTAGGCAATGTGTGAGAGAAAAAATGCTGGAGGAAAGTGAGAAAGGGGAAGATACTGATTATAACAGcaaggggggggaggaaatttGGGGGTGGCATATCAAACCTCATGCCAGCCCAAAATGGTTTGTAGAACAAAATCTgggtgagggcagggaaccgtccaattaaaaagattgtatgtacagcgctgggtaaatttacagcgctttataaataaaggataataataataataataataataataataataataataataataataataataataataataatttacaaacaAGACTCCTGGCATTTATCTAGGTTTGAACTTCATTCTATACTGTATATTCTCTTTTGTTCTTTCACTAATTTACTGTTGCACTGCTATGTTACCAATTAAGTTTTACTTGCCACTGGCAGAACTAAATTTATAAGTGATTTTAATTAGATTATGCAAATTAGTCAAGTTATCATAATGTGGCTAGATATATTTTCatcaaataaaatcaaacaacagCTAAATGAGGACATAATTTTCTCTGTTGGAGACAAGTCGCTCCATCCcccaacattttttcttctttgctggAATCTCTCACCCATTCTCTACTtcctttctcttgctctctcttttgTCTCTGTTTTTAGAAAATTATTGCCACCATCCTATAATatagtgtttattattattgctgcattACCAAAAGTTAAATGGACTTAATGAGTGATCATTGACACTCAGATTATACTAATTAATATTTTGGTCTATAAGATTTATAAAATCCACATATGCAAACAACAGTAGTCACTGCACAGGCAACTTGTCAGGTTTTCtcaggcaacttgaagatgcatatacatacatacat
Encoded proteins:
- the LOC121929126 gene encoding kappa-type opioid receptor-like, whose translation is MRISLGETLLFPCFFLNSVTSCFCLPTCNLPLLFELEVESSMEPPVYIFREEPGSTCSPGPCSLPTTNSNSRLVDLADYGNNSSSIYEDLQQNHTNISPAIPIIITAVYSVVFVVGLVGNSLVMFVIIRYTKMKTATNIYIFNLALADALVTTTMPFQSTEYLMNSWPFGDVLCKIVISIDYYNMFTSIFTLTMMSVDRYIAVCHPVKALDFRTPLKAKIINICIWLLSSSVGISAIVLGGTKVRDDFQLLRTSVVTSGMTLSFP